A portion of the Natronococcus sp. AD-5 genome contains these proteins:
- the pyrE gene encoding orotate phosphoribosyltransferase, translating into MTNQDLIDALREAEAVRFGEFELSHGGTSEYYVDKYLFETDPRCLEAIADAFAERLEADDKLGGVALGGVPLAAATSVAAGVPYVIARKQRKEYGTGNLIEGRLEEGEEVVVVEDIVTTGTSLVDAVEALREAGATVERALVVVDRQEGGRENVEEAGVEMEALVTAEELLADRD; encoded by the coding sequence ATGACGAACCAGGACCTCATCGACGCGCTCCGCGAGGCGGAGGCCGTCCGGTTCGGCGAGTTCGAACTCTCCCACGGCGGCACGAGCGAGTACTACGTCGACAAGTACCTCTTCGAGACGGATCCGCGCTGTCTCGAGGCCATCGCCGACGCCTTCGCCGAGCGACTCGAGGCGGACGACAAACTCGGCGGCGTGGCCCTCGGCGGCGTCCCGCTGGCGGCCGCGACGAGCGTCGCCGCGGGCGTCCCCTACGTCATCGCGCGCAAGCAGCGCAAGGAGTACGGTACCGGGAACCTGATCGAGGGCCGCCTCGAGGAGGGCGAGGAGGTCGTCGTCGTCGAGGACATCGTCACCACGGGGACGAGCCTGGTCGACGCCGTCGAGGCCCTTCGAGAGGCGGGCGCCACCGTCGAGCGCGCGCTGGTCGTCGTCGACCGGCAGGAAGGCGGCCGCGAGAACGTCGAGGAGGCGGGCGTCGAAATGGAGGCGCTCGTGACGGCGGAAGAGCTGCTGGCGGATCGCGACTGA
- a CDS encoding DUF3303 domain-containing protein, with the protein MLFVATMHHSADNCWARAENEEKAEEWVDGMERKAEETDVTLHGAYVTPNEHAFYFVLEADTFEAVTAFLGPPLLQDHEAHVAPVMPLGDAPQLLLEE; encoded by the coding sequence ATGCTGTTCGTAGCCACCATGCATCACAGCGCGGATAACTGCTGGGCCCGGGCGGAGAACGAAGAGAAAGCCGAAGAGTGGGTCGACGGAATGGAACGGAAGGCCGAGGAGACGGACGTCACGCTTCACGGAGCGTACGTTACGCCGAACGAGCACGCGTTTTACTTCGTGCTCGAAGCCGACACCTTCGAGGCGGTGACCGCCTTCCTCGGACCGCCGCTCCTCCAGGATCACGAGGCGCACGTCGCGCCCGTCATGCCGCTCGGCGACGCGCCGCAACTCCTCCTCGAGGAGTGA
- a CDS encoding FAD-binding and (Fe-S)-binding domain-containing protein has protein sequence MAGEHPRSTTDHGDRTTTDHSDRTETPDATALGPPSDPQAGDPVADPRANYDYVGGDVDRPALVAALQERIDGEVRFDEYSRRLYATDASAYEMTPIGVVLPRSTEDVASVVAYCADEGIPVLPRGGGTSLAGQAVNEAVVLDFTAHMGEVVAIDPEERRATVQAGAVLADLNDALAPHDLKFAPDPAAGNRSTVGGAVGNNSTGAHSLQYGKTDAYVEACEVVLADGSVERFGELTVAELRERADPDGNLLERIHEALRRVVDEEADAIRDAFPQLKRNVSGYNLDRLVAEAYGEPDAFDEDDDGAVTIDGEPDSDATINLARVFAGSEGTLGVITRAVVSLEPVPETTAVALLTYRDLLEAMADVDTVVRNHDPAAIEAIDNVLIDLAERTEEFADVAERLPAGTETALLVEFYADGEDDGREQVADLLADRLPDADVPDPTAEDADADDEGNVTASENPVRAFDALEAHDPEGRAELWKLRKSAAPILLSRTSDAKHISFIEDTAVPTENLADYVADFQDVLEMHDTFASFYAHAGPGCMHMRPLVDTKSEAGLEEFEAVSDAVTDLVVEYGGSVSGEHGDGRARTQWNRKLYGDDVWELFRELKTAFDPDWLLNPGNVCGDHDMTANLRFDPDYEFAAGFDPALNWDNDNGFQGMVELCHGCGGCRGDQETTGGVMCPTYRAAEEESLSTRGRANMLRSAMNGDLDVDATDTEFLAEITDLCIGCKGCARDCPSEVDMAKLKAEVEHAAHREHGANLRDRLFANVDRLNAVGSALAPLSNWATRLPGSGLVAENVLGIARERDLPTFAGESLEDWFETRGSRVPLEEADRKVLLFPDAYTNYNHPRAGKATVQVLETAGVHVRIPDGVTSTGRPAHSKGFLDTSRERARTNVDVLAPFVEDGWEVVLVEPSDAVMLQSDYLDLLSGPDVEQVAANAYGVMEYVERFDLAAGLPAADPGERLTYHGHCHQKATKKDGHAAAVLRTVGYEVDALDSGCCGMAGSFGYEAEHYSLSRKIGEILVDQVEESDGETVVAPGASCRSQLSGYDGREEPPHPIEKVSDALSSDESR, from the coding sequence ATGGCCGGCGAACACCCGCGTTCCACGACCGACCACGGCGATCGGACGACGACCGACCACAGCGACCGGACCGAGACGCCGGATGCGACCGCCCTCGGGCCGCCGTCGGATCCGCAAGCGGGCGACCCCGTCGCGGACCCGCGGGCGAACTACGACTACGTCGGCGGCGACGTCGATCGTCCCGCGCTCGTCGCGGCCCTGCAGGAGCGAATCGACGGCGAGGTTCGGTTCGACGAGTACAGCCGGCGGCTGTACGCAACGGACGCGAGCGCCTACGAGATGACGCCGATCGGGGTCGTCCTGCCGCGCTCGACCGAGGACGTGGCGAGCGTCGTCGCGTACTGCGCCGACGAGGGCATCCCGGTCCTCCCGCGGGGCGGGGGGACGAGTCTCGCCGGCCAGGCGGTCAACGAGGCCGTCGTCCTCGATTTCACGGCGCACATGGGCGAGGTGGTCGCGATCGATCCCGAGGAGCGACGGGCGACCGTCCAGGCGGGCGCGGTTCTCGCCGACCTCAACGACGCGCTCGCGCCCCACGACCTGAAGTTCGCGCCCGACCCCGCTGCGGGGAATCGGAGCACGGTCGGCGGCGCCGTCGGCAACAACTCGACCGGCGCCCACTCGCTGCAGTACGGCAAGACCGACGCCTACGTCGAGGCCTGCGAGGTCGTCCTCGCCGACGGCTCGGTCGAGCGCTTCGGCGAGCTGACGGTCGCCGAACTGCGAGAGCGGGCCGATCCGGACGGGAACCTGCTCGAGCGCATCCACGAGGCCCTGCGCCGCGTCGTCGACGAGGAAGCCGACGCGATCCGGGACGCGTTTCCGCAACTGAAGCGCAACGTCTCCGGCTACAACCTCGATCGGCTCGTCGCGGAGGCCTACGGCGAACCCGACGCGTTCGACGAGGACGACGACGGCGCGGTGACGATCGACGGCGAACCCGACTCCGACGCGACGATCAACCTCGCTCGCGTCTTCGCCGGCAGCGAGGGGACCCTCGGCGTGATCACGCGGGCGGTCGTCTCGCTCGAGCCGGTCCCCGAAACGACGGCCGTCGCCCTGCTGACCTACCGCGACCTGCTCGAGGCGATGGCCGACGTCGACACCGTCGTCCGGAACCACGACCCGGCGGCGATCGAAGCGATCGACAACGTGCTGATCGATCTCGCCGAGCGAACCGAGGAGTTCGCCGACGTCGCCGAACGACTCCCCGCGGGGACCGAGACGGCGCTGCTCGTGGAGTTCTACGCCGACGGCGAGGACGACGGTCGCGAGCAGGTCGCGGACCTGCTGGCCGATCGGTTGCCCGACGCCGACGTCCCGGATCCGACTGCGGAGGACGCCGACGCGGACGACGAGGGCAACGTGACCGCCTCCGAGAACCCCGTCCGCGCCTTCGACGCCCTCGAGGCCCACGATCCGGAGGGGCGGGCCGAACTCTGGAAGCTTCGCAAGAGCGCGGCGCCGATCCTCCTTTCTCGAACGTCCGACGCCAAACACATCTCCTTCATCGAGGACACGGCCGTCCCGACCGAGAACCTCGCGGACTACGTCGCGGACTTCCAGGACGTGCTCGAGATGCACGACACGTTCGCGAGCTTCTACGCCCACGCCGGCCCCGGCTGCATGCACATGCGCCCGCTGGTCGACACCAAGAGCGAGGCCGGCCTCGAGGAGTTCGAGGCCGTCTCCGATGCGGTGACGGACCTCGTCGTCGAGTACGGCGGCTCGGTCTCCGGCGAGCACGGCGACGGCCGCGCGCGCACCCAGTGGAACCGCAAGCTCTACGGCGACGACGTCTGGGAGCTCTTTCGGGAGCTGAAGACGGCGTTCGATCCCGACTGGCTGCTCAACCCGGGCAACGTCTGCGGCGACCACGACATGACGGCTAACCTGCGGTTCGACCCCGACTACGAGTTCGCGGCCGGCTTCGACCCCGCCCTGAACTGGGACAACGACAACGGCTTCCAGGGGATGGTCGAACTCTGTCACGGCTGCGGCGGCTGTCGGGGCGACCAGGAGACGACCGGCGGCGTGATGTGTCCGACCTACCGCGCAGCGGAGGAGGAGAGTCTGAGCACCCGGGGACGGGCGAACATGCTCCGGAGCGCGATGAACGGCGATCTCGACGTCGACGCCACCGATACGGAGTTCCTCGCCGAGATCACGGACCTCTGTATCGGCTGCAAGGGCTGCGCCCGGGACTGCCCGAGCGAGGTCGACATGGCCAAACTTAAAGCCGAAGTCGAACACGCTGCCCACCGGGAACACGGTGCGAACCTCCGCGATCGACTGTTCGCGAACGTCGACCGGCTGAACGCCGTCGGCTCCGCGCTGGCGCCGCTCTCGAACTGGGCGACGAGGCTTCCCGGATCCGGGCTCGTCGCCGAGAACGTCCTCGGAATCGCTCGCGAGCGCGACCTCCCGACGTTCGCCGGCGAGAGTCTCGAGGACTGGTTCGAAACGCGCGGCTCTCGCGTTCCGCTCGAGGAGGCCGACCGGAAGGTGTTGCTCTTCCCGGACGCGTACACGAACTACAACCATCCGAGAGCCGGGAAAGCGACCGTCCAGGTCCTCGAGACGGCGGGCGTCCACGTCCGGATTCCGGACGGCGTGACCTCGACCGGTCGACCGGCCCACTCCAAGGGTTTCCTCGACACCTCGCGGGAGCGAGCCCGGACGAACGTCGACGTCCTCGCACCATTCGTCGAGGACGGCTGGGAGGTCGTCCTGGTCGAGCCCTCGGACGCGGTGATGCTCCAGTCGGATTACCTGGATCTGCTCTCCGGACCCGACGTCGAACAGGTCGCGGCGAACGCATACGGCGTCATGGAGTACGTAGAGCGGTTCGACCTGGCCGCCGGCCTCCCCGCCGCCGACCCCGGGGAGCGGCTGACCTACCACGGCCACTGCCACCAGAAGGCGACGAAGAAGGACGGCCACGCCGCCGCCGTCCTGCGGACGGTCGGCTACGAGGTCGACGCGCTCGATTCGGGCTGTTGCGGCATGGCCGGCTCGTTCGGCTACGAGGCCGAGCACTACTCGCTCAGCCGGAAGATCGGCGAGATCCTCGTCGATCAGGTCGAGGAAAGCGACGGCGAGACGGTCGTCGCCCCCGGCGCGTCCTGTCGGAGCCAGCTTTCGGGGTACGACGGCCGCGAGGAGCCGCCGCATCCGATCGAGAAGGTATCGGACGCGCTCTCGAGCGACGAGAGTCGCTGA
- a CDS encoding class II aldolase/adducin family protein produces MILESERRQVVERASELAGLTPARTGNLSVRDGTDGDAFAITPTGVPYDSFDVAETPVVGVDGEQRDGEMAPSSEVPMHGAIYRREDVGAIVHTHSPWSTAMAVAHQPLPPIHYMIVAVGKRVPVAEYAPYGTDRLAENIVRAMEEAGSTASFIENHGLVVTAPDLETALENTHHVESLARLYLETQSAGLEPRTLSDEQLETVLEKFESYGQ; encoded by the coding sequence GTGATTCTCGAGTCCGAACGCCGACAGGTCGTCGAGCGCGCATCCGAACTGGCCGGACTGACCCCCGCGCGGACCGGGAACCTGAGCGTCCGCGACGGCACGGACGGTGACGCCTTCGCGATCACGCCGACGGGCGTTCCCTACGACAGCTTCGACGTCGCGGAGACGCCGGTCGTCGGCGTCGACGGCGAACAACGCGACGGCGAGATGGCACCGAGCAGCGAGGTCCCGATGCACGGCGCCATCTACCGCCGGGAGGACGTCGGCGCGATCGTCCACACGCACTCGCCGTGGTCGACGGCGATGGCGGTCGCCCACCAGCCGCTGCCGCCGATCCACTACATGATCGTCGCGGTCGGGAAGCGGGTGCCGGTCGCCGAGTACGCTCCTTACGGCACCGACCGGCTGGCCGAGAACATCGTCCGGGCGATGGAAGAAGCCGGCTCGACCGCGTCGTTCATCGAGAACCACGGCCTCGTCGTCACCGCGCCGGATCTCGAGACCGCCCTCGAGAACACCCACCACGTCGAGAGCCTCGCCCGACTGTACCTCGAGACGCAGTCCGCCGGGCTCGAGCCGCGGACGCTCTCGGACGAGCAGCTCGAGACGGTACTCGAGAAGTTCGAGTCCTACGGGCAGTAA
- a CDS encoding DUF7344 domain-containing protein → MPMKASPSPTTEWTDEELDSSLVILADSVRRHLLRQLSQGNGNVATIDELCDGLPTDGTEKSTGDEVLIALSHVHLPMLSAAGIVEVDWKQETVRYRNGHRIEFLLGPILATAEA, encoded by the coding sequence ATGCCAATGAAAGCGTCTCCCAGCCCCACCACCGAGTGGACCGACGAAGAACTCGACAGCTCTCTCGTGATTCTGGCCGACTCCGTTCGGCGGCACCTGCTTCGACAACTGTCTCAGGGGAACGGCAACGTCGCGACCATCGACGAGCTGTGTGACGGGCTCCCGACCGACGGTACCGAGAAATCGACCGGTGACGAAGTGCTGATCGCACTCTCGCACGTCCACCTCCCGATGCTTTCCGCCGCCGGAATAGTCGAGGTCGATTGGAAGCAGGAGACGGTCCGGTATCGGAACGGACACCGCATCGAATTCCTCCTGGGGCCGATACTCGCCACCGCCGAGGCGTGA
- a CDS encoding alpha/beta hydrolase — translation MTPAPENESPAVDEAYAADEPHPEAQAVLDALEAMGAPSIADLSPEDAREQMGDLLAVDSSIEVASVDDRRIDGSRGDIPIRIYDPADEPNDGDPEPRPPICYFHGGGWVLGDLESADPTCRKLATETGSPVVSVDYRLAPEHPFPAALEDCSAALEWVAENAGDFGGDPERLVLAGDSAGGNLAAGTTLLTRYRDGPSVAYQVLVYPVTGDATETAAYEENGEGYVLTTEESEWFRDHYFEREIDAANVFAAPRLTNDGLLSELPPATILTAGFDPLRDDGAAYADRLEAAGVPVSYRNYPGMIHGFFGMLERPADLSVAHEAHADVAADLRDALE, via the coding sequence ATGACACCGGCTCCGGAGAACGAATCTCCCGCCGTCGACGAAGCGTACGCTGCCGACGAACCGCACCCCGAGGCGCAGGCGGTGCTCGACGCGCTCGAGGCGATGGGCGCGCCGTCGATCGCCGACCTCTCGCCTGAAGACGCGCGCGAGCAAATGGGCGACCTGCTCGCGGTGGACTCGAGTATCGAGGTCGCGAGCGTCGACGATCGGCGTATCGACGGCTCGAGAGGAGACATTCCGATCCGGATCTACGACCCGGCCGACGAGCCGAACGACGGCGATCCGGAACCGCGACCGCCGATCTGCTACTTCCACGGCGGCGGCTGGGTTCTCGGCGACCTCGAGTCGGCCGATCCGACCTGCCGGAAGCTGGCGACCGAGACCGGCTCCCCCGTCGTCAGCGTCGACTACCGGCTCGCGCCCGAACACCCGTTCCCGGCCGCGCTCGAGGACTGCTCCGCCGCCCTCGAGTGGGTCGCCGAGAACGCCGGCGACTTCGGCGGCGATCCCGAGCGGCTCGTCCTCGCGGGCGACAGCGCCGGCGGGAACCTCGCCGCGGGGACGACCCTGCTGACGCGCTATCGCGACGGGCCGTCCGTCGCCTACCAGGTCCTCGTCTATCCCGTCACCGGCGACGCGACCGAAACGGCGGCCTACGAGGAGAACGGGGAGGGGTACGTGCTAACGACCGAAGAGAGCGAGTGGTTTCGCGACCACTACTTCGAGCGCGAGATCGACGCGGCCAACGTCTTCGCCGCGCCGCGGCTCACGAACGACGGGCTCCTCTCGGAACTGCCGCCGGCGACGATCCTCACCGCCGGGTTCGACCCCCTTCGAGACGACGGTGCGGCCTACGCCGACCGGCTCGAGGCCGCGGGCGTTCCGGTCAGCTACCGGAACTACCCGGGCATGATCCACGGCTTCTTCGGCATGCTCGAGCGACCCGCCGATCTCTCGGTCGCGCACGAAGCCCACGCCGACGTGGCGGCCGATCTGCGGGACGCGCTCGAGTAG
- a CDS encoding M24 family metallopeptidase: MSQDIFDEREYERRIERTTQRLREEELDAVVVADPANMNYLAGYDGWSFYVHQAVVVTPERDEPVWVGREMDANGARATTWLSEESIRSYSDDHVHSPYDLHPMDYVAGVLEDLDVEDGRIGLEMDASYFTAKSYTRLRKNLPEADFEDATLLVNWVRVKKSERELEYMRQAARISENAMQAGLETIEEGVPEYEAARAIYDALIGGTEDFGGDYPSIVPLMPSGDHTGTPHLTWTDRPFRDGDPVIIELSGCRHRYHSPLARTTFVGDPPAELEETADIVVEGIEAALDAVEPGVTCEAVEKAWRDTIAQYGLEKEDRIGYSMGLGYPPDWGEHTASIRPGDETVLEENMTFHMIPGIWTDEIGMEISETFHVTESGAETLADLPRKLFTT; encoded by the coding sequence ATGTCCCAGGATATTTTCGACGAGCGAGAGTACGAACGACGGATCGAGCGGACGACCCAACGCCTTCGTGAAGAGGAACTCGACGCCGTCGTCGTCGCCGATCCGGCGAACATGAACTACCTCGCCGGGTACGACGGCTGGTCGTTCTACGTCCACCAGGCCGTCGTCGTGACGCCGGAGCGCGACGAACCCGTCTGGGTCGGCCGCGAGATGGACGCCAACGGCGCGCGGGCGACCACCTGGCTCTCGGAGGAGAGCATTCGCTCCTACAGCGACGATCACGTTCACTCGCCGTACGACCTCCACCCGATGGACTACGTCGCGGGCGTCCTCGAGGACCTCGACGTCGAGGACGGGCGGATCGGCCTCGAGATGGACGCCTCTTACTTCACCGCGAAGTCCTACACGCGCCTCCGGAAGAACCTCCCCGAGGCCGACTTCGAGGACGCGACGCTGCTCGTCAACTGGGTCCGGGTGAAGAAATCCGAGCGGGAACTCGAGTACATGCGTCAGGCGGCCCGCATCTCCGAGAACGCGATGCAGGCCGGACTCGAGACGATCGAGGAGGGCGTTCCCGAGTACGAGGCCGCCCGGGCGATATACGACGCGCTGATCGGCGGCACCGAGGATTTCGGCGGCGACTACCCCTCGATCGTCCCGCTCATGCCGTCGGGCGACCACACCGGGACGCCGCACCTGACGTGGACCGACCGACCCTTCCGGGACGGCGATCCGGTCATCATCGAACTCTCCGGCTGCCGTCACCGGTATCACTCCCCGCTCGCCCGGACGACGTTCGTCGGCGACCCGCCCGCGGAGCTCGAGGAGACCGCCGACATCGTCGTCGAGGGAATCGAAGCCGCGCTCGACGCCGTCGAGCCCGGCGTCACCTGCGAGGCGGTCGAGAAGGCCTGGCGCGACACCATCGCGCAGTACGGCCTCGAGAAGGAGGACCGCATCGGCTACTCGATGGGACTCGGCTACCCGCCGGACTGGGGCGAACACACCGCGAGCATCCGCCCCGGCGACGAGACGGTCCTCGAGGAGAACATGACGTTCCACATGATTCCCGGAATCTGGACGGACGAGATCGGGATGGAGATCAGCGAGACGTTCCACGTCACCGAAAGCGGAGCCGAAACGCTTGCGGACCTCCCGCGAAAACTGTTCACCACGTAA
- a CDS encoding 4a-hydroxytetrahydrobiopterin dehydratase, translating to MAETELADRECIACTSDEDPLEGEELIDLFEELDRDVWKVVDEHHLEGTYEFEDFRDALEFTKEVGELAEEEWHHPDIHLSWGEVVIEMWTHKIDGLFETDFIMAARMDRISEEYAPDE from the coding sequence ATGGCAGAGACCGAACTCGCCGATCGGGAGTGTATCGCCTGCACCAGCGACGAAGACCCGCTCGAGGGGGAGGAACTGATCGACCTGTTCGAGGAACTCGACCGCGACGTCTGGAAGGTCGTCGACGAACACCACCTCGAAGGGACTTACGAGTTCGAGGACTTCCGCGACGCCCTCGAGTTCACGAAGGAGGTCGGCGAACTGGCCGAGGAGGAGTGGCACCACCCCGACATTCACCTCTCGTGGGGCGAGGTGGTGATCGAGATGTGGACGCACAAGATCGACGGTCTGTTCGAGACGGACTTCATCATGGCGGCCCGCATGGATCGGATCTCCGAGGAGTACGCGCCCGACGAGTAG
- the gdhB gene encoding glutamate dehydrogenase GdhB codes for MSSPPSQQEAEPDEELDSALVTARRQLERAAAHVDVDDGVVERLKHATRVEQVSVPLERDDGSVDVFTGYRAQHDDVRGPYKGGLRYHPEVNADECVGLSMWMTWKCAVMDLPFGGGKGGIAVNPKALSEEEIERLTRRFAEELRYVIGPTTDVPAPDMGTDAQTMAWFMDAYSMQQGETIPGVVTGKPPVIGGSYGREEAPGRSTAIIAREAVDYYGDDLEDATVAVQGFGSVGANAARLLEEWGATVVAVSDVNGAIYDPDGLDIRSIPTHEEEPEAVLEQDAPETLTNAEILELDVDVLIPAAVGNVITADNADDVAAGIVVEGANGPTTFAADAILEERDVPVVPDILANAGGVTVSYFEWLQDINRRKWSLEEVNEELEAKMLAAWDDVRAEVEAKDLTWRDAAYVVALSRIAEAKAKRGLWP; via the coding sequence ATGAGCTCGCCACCATCCCAGCAGGAAGCCGAGCCGGACGAGGAACTCGATTCGGCGCTCGTCACCGCCCGCCGCCAGCTCGAGCGCGCCGCAGCGCACGTCGACGTCGACGACGGGGTCGTCGAGCGTCTCAAACACGCGACTCGGGTCGAACAGGTGTCGGTCCCGCTCGAGCGCGACGACGGCAGCGTCGACGTCTTCACGGGCTACCGCGCCCAGCACGACGACGTTCGCGGGCCGTACAAGGGCGGCCTCCGGTACCACCCCGAGGTGAACGCCGACGAGTGCGTCGGCCTCTCGATGTGGATGACCTGGAAGTGCGCCGTGATGGACCTCCCGTTCGGCGGCGGAAAAGGCGGGATCGCCGTCAACCCCAAGGCGCTCAGCGAGGAGGAGATCGAGCGGCTCACCCGCCGGTTCGCCGAGGAATTGCGCTACGTCATCGGACCGACGACGGACGTTCCGGCGCCGGACATGGGGACGGACGCCCAGACGATGGCGTGGTTCATGGACGCCTACTCGATGCAGCAAGGCGAGACGATTCCCGGCGTCGTCACCGGGAAACCGCCCGTTATCGGGGGCAGCTACGGCCGCGAGGAAGCGCCCGGCCGATCGACGGCGATCATCGCCCGCGAGGCCGTCGACTACTACGGCGACGACCTCGAGGACGCGACGGTCGCCGTGCAAGGGTTCGGGAGCGTCGGCGCGAACGCCGCCCGCCTGCTCGAGGAGTGGGGCGCGACCGTCGTCGCCGTCAGCGACGTCAACGGCGCGATCTACGATCCCGACGGGCTCGACATCCGGTCGATCCCGACCCACGAGGAAGAGCCCGAGGCGGTCCTCGAGCAGGACGCGCCGGAGACGCTAACCAACGCGGAGATCCTCGAACTCGACGTGGACGTGCTGATCCCCGCCGCGGTCGGTAACGTCATCACCGCCGACAACGCCGACGACGTGGCGGCCGGGATCGTCGTCGAGGGGGCGAACGGGCCGACGACGTTCGCCGCCGACGCGATCCTCGAGGAGCGCGACGTGCCCGTGGTTCCGGATATCCTCGCCAACGCCGGCGGGGTGACGGTGAGCTACTTCGAGTGGCTCCAGGACATCAACCGCCGGAAGTGGAGCCTCGAGGAGGTCAACGAGGAACTCGAGGCGAAGATGCTCGCCGCCTGGGACGACGTCCGGGCGGAGGTCGAGGCGAAGGACCTGACCTGGCGGGACGCGGCCTACGTCGTCGCGCTCTCGCGGATCGCGGAGGCGAAGGCAAAGCGCGGCCTCTGGCCGTAG
- a CDS encoding Lrp/AsnC family transcriptional regulator has product MSSTVLDDVDRGVLYALQQDARNTTTREIGDRVNVTATTVSNRIAQLEADEIITNYYTTLDYDRAGFPLHVLITGTAPIVEREALARRALDIPGVVNVCELMVGQGNIRIEAVGQFNDDITRIVTDLSEVGVSISDEVLIRNQYYHPLAFLETEAEI; this is encoded by the coding sequence ATGTCTTCGACCGTTCTGGACGACGTCGACAGGGGGGTTCTGTACGCGCTCCAGCAAGACGCTCGCAACACGACGACGAGAGAAATCGGTGACCGGGTGAACGTGACGGCGACTACCGTCAGCAATCGTATCGCCCAACTCGAGGCGGACGAGATCATCACCAATTACTACACCACGCTGGATTACGACCGGGCGGGCTTTCCCTTGCACGTCCTGATCACTGGTACCGCGCCGATAGTCGAACGAGAAGCTCTCGCTCGACGGGCGCTCGACATCCCCGGCGTGGTGAACGTCTGCGAACTCATGGTCGGACAGGGCAATATTCGGATCGAAGCCGTCGGCCAGTTCAACGACGATATCACCCGAATCGTCACGGACCTGTCCGAAGTGGGCGTGTCGATCAGCGACGAAGTCCTCATTCGAAACCAGTACTATCATCCGCTGGCCTTCCTCGAGACCGAGGCCGAGATCTGA
- a CDS encoding HAD family hydrolase, with amino-acid sequence MSINVVLFDLDDTLYPYPPCKEAGMEAALETARERGYDFDREAFDDFYQRGRLEVKRELSGTAATHERFLYFKRALEERTGEPRPGDALALGDAFWEAYVDEMELFPGVEETLATFREAGVDVAITTNLTTRIQLAKLEKLGLEPHIDLLLTSEETGREKPGSVMFTLPLARLDRRASEAVMVGDNVGADITGANAVGLETVLWNAEPDEPLEGRRKPDHRIDAFEELTEVVL; translated from the coding sequence ATGTCGATCAACGTCGTACTCTTCGATCTCGACGACACGCTCTATCCGTACCCTCCCTGTAAGGAGGCGGGAATGGAAGCAGCCCTGGAGACCGCCCGCGAGCGAGGGTACGACTTCGATCGCGAGGCGTTCGACGACTTCTACCAGCGGGGTCGTCTGGAGGTCAAGCGCGAACTCTCCGGGACGGCGGCCACCCACGAGCGGTTCCTGTACTTCAAGCGCGCGCTCGAGGAGCGAACGGGGGAACCGCGGCCCGGCGACGCGCTGGCGCTCGGGGACGCGTTCTGGGAGGCCTACGTCGACGAGATGGAACTCTTTCCGGGCGTCGAGGAGACGCTCGCGACCTTCCGTGAGGCGGGCGTCGACGTCGCGATCACGACCAACCTGACGACGCGCATTCAGCTCGCGAAGCTCGAGAAGCTCGGACTCGAGCCCCACATCGACCTCCTGCTCACCTCCGAGGAGACCGGTCGGGAGAAACCGGGTTCGGTCATGTTCACCCTCCCGCTGGCGCGGCTCGACCGGCGAGCGTCGGAAGCGGTGATGGTCGGCGACAACGTCGGTGCGGACATTACGGGCGCCAACGCCGTCGGCCTCGAGACGGTACTCTGGAACGCCGAGCCGGACGAACCGCTCGAGGGCCGGCGGAAACCCGACCACAGGATAGATGCCTTCGAGGAGCTAACGGAGGTGGTACTGTGA